A genomic window from Cloacibacillus evryensis DSM 19522 includes:
- a CDS encoding endonuclease domain-containing protein, whose translation MSLRYGKDIIPLAKRLRRNMTPEERRLWYEFLSRYPAKFQRQKTIDRYIADFYCFSAALVVEVDGGQHYTDEGEEYDRLRSECFHKLGLAVLRFSNFDVKRCFNEVCIAIDKAVTARVEGDLPEPEGFLRE comes from the coding sequence ATGTCTTTACGATATGGGAAGGATATCATACCGCTTGCTAAACGGCTTCGACGTAATATGACGCCGGAGGAGCGGCGGTTGTGGTATGAGTTTTTATCCAGATATCCGGCAAAGTTTCAGAGGCAGAAGACGATAGACCGGTATATCGCCGATTTTTATTGTTTCAGTGCGGCGCTCGTGGTGGAGGTCGATGGCGGACAGCATTACACCGATGAGGGCGAGGAGTACGACAGGCTGAGGAGCGAGTGTTTTCATAAACTCGGACTCGCTGTGCTGCGTTTTTCCAATTTCGATGTAAAACGTTGTTTTAACGAGGTCTGTATAGCGATAGATAAGGCGGTAACGGCACGGGTAGAGGGCGATCTGCCGGAACCCGAAGGCTTTTTAAGGGAATGA
- the hemL gene encoding glutamate-1-semialdehyde 2,1-aminomutase, whose translation MSQSQCERLFEEARLVIPGGVNSPVRAFKSVGRTPVFAARGEGACLWDADGKKYTDYIGSWGPLILGHAYGPVVDAVCEAVRDGASFGLPTAREVEMARLITELVKGVEMVRMVSSGTEAVLSAIRAARGFTGREMIVKFEGCYHGHSDSMLVKAGSGLATAGQPDSAGVPAKTAAETLTCRYNDLEEIKNIFAAHRGEIAAVIVEPVGANMGVVPPAPGFLEGLRGITAENGALLIFDEVITGFRLSINCASGYYGVTPDLWTFGKIIGGGLPVGAYGGRRDVMSMVAPLGPVYQAGTLSGNPVAMAAGLAALTALRENPLIYKELAARGEKLRGGLDKIFKKYNIPACVQGVGSLATIFFTAGPVKSYDEAKKSDTARYARFWSGMAARGILLAPSQFEALFLCAAHSDEDIEYFLVCADETAGSEGF comes from the coding sequence ATGAGCCAAAGCCAGTGTGAAAGACTCTTTGAAGAGGCCCGCCTCGTCATCCCCGGCGGCGTCAACAGCCCCGTCCGCGCCTTCAAGAGCGTCGGGCGGACGCCGGTCTTCGCCGCGCGCGGCGAGGGCGCCTGCCTGTGGGACGCCGACGGCAAAAAATACACCGACTACATCGGCTCCTGGGGGCCGCTCATCCTCGGCCACGCCTACGGCCCCGTCGTGGACGCCGTCTGCGAGGCGGTCCGCGACGGCGCGAGCTTCGGCCTGCCGACGGCGAGGGAGGTCGAAATGGCCCGCCTCATCACGGAGCTCGTCAAGGGCGTCGAGATGGTGCGCATGGTCTCCTCCGGCACCGAGGCCGTGCTTTCGGCGATCCGCGCGGCGCGCGGCTTCACGGGGCGCGAAATGATCGTGAAATTCGAGGGCTGCTACCACGGCCATTCGGACAGTATGCTCGTGAAAGCCGGCTCCGGCCTCGCGACGGCGGGGCAGCCCGACAGCGCCGGCGTGCCGGCGAAGACCGCCGCCGAGACCCTCACCTGCCGCTATAACGACCTGGAAGAGATCAAAAACATCTTCGCGGCGCACAGGGGCGAAATCGCCGCGGTGATCGTCGAGCCCGTCGGCGCGAACATGGGCGTCGTCCCGCCCGCGCCCGGCTTCCTTGAGGGACTGCGCGGGATAACGGCGGAAAACGGCGCGCTGCTGATCTTCGACGAAGTGATCACCGGCTTCCGCCTCTCGATAAACTGCGCCTCCGGCTATTACGGCGTCACGCCGGACCTCTGGACCTTCGGCAAAATAATCGGCGGCGGCCTGCCCGTCGGCGCTTACGGCGGACGCCGCGACGTCATGTCGATGGTCGCCCCCTTAGGCCCCGTCTATCAGGCGGGAACGCTCTCGGGAAACCCCGTGGCGATGGCAGCCGGCCTCGCGGCGCTGACGGCGCTGCGCGAAAACCCGCTCATCTATAAAGAACTCGCGGCCAGGGGCGAAAAACTGCGCGGCGGCCTCGACAAGATCTTCAAAAAATACAATATTCCCGCCTGCGTGCAGGGCGTCGGGTCGCTCGCGACGATATTCTTCACCGCCGGGCCGGTAAAAAGCTACGACGAGGCGAAAAAGAGCGACACCGCGCGCTACGCCCGCTTCTGGAGCGGCATGGCCGCGCGCGGCATTCTGCTCGCCCCCTCGCAGTTCGAGGCGCTCTTCCTTTGCGCGGCGCACAGCGACGAAGACATTGAATACTTCCTCGTCTGCGCCGACGAGACGGCTGGAAGCGAAGGATTCTAA
- a CDS encoding sulfate/molybdate ABC transporter ATP-binding protein yields MSATVNFKKQLGSFSLEVDFEAGNEVLALLGGSGCGKSMTLKCIAGIVTPDEGQIIVDGVTFFDSKKGINLKPQQRRTGLLFQNYALFPNMTTRQNIMTVFEHGAGRSANKEERYQEIARRFFITGLEDHYPSQLSGGQQQRVALARIMASDPAVIMLDEPLSALDSFLHWQLELKLSRILREYSGTTLYVSHNRDEVYRLCDRVCVINQGRSEPVKTVAEFFDAPPTLAAAILSGCKNFSRIDIIDSLRLRARDWNMTFACARPIPDGARYVGVRAHYLIPVPENERDENTIKAEILEVRDDVFTAIITVRPNETESESNFAVIRIELSKELAEKYHTGETIYLKVSPADVMPLLA; encoded by the coding sequence ATGTCCGCGACAGTCAACTTTAAAAAACAACTCGGAAGCTTCTCGCTCGAAGTGGATTTTGAGGCCGGCAACGAAGTGCTCGCGCTGCTCGGCGGCTCCGGCTGCGGCAAAAGCATGACGCTCAAATGCATCGCCGGCATCGTAACGCCCGACGAGGGACAGATAATCGTCGACGGCGTCACCTTCTTCGACTCAAAAAAAGGGATAAACCTCAAACCGCAGCAGCGCCGCACGGGGCTGCTCTTCCAGAACTATGCGCTCTTCCCCAACATGACGACGCGGCAAAACATCATGACCGTATTCGAACACGGCGCGGGACGCAGCGCGAACAAAGAAGAACGCTATCAGGAGATCGCGCGGCGCTTCTTCATCACGGGGCTGGAAGACCACTACCCCTCCCAGCTCTCGGGCGGCCAGCAGCAGCGCGTGGCCCTGGCGCGCATCATGGCCAGCGACCCGGCGGTGATCATGCTCGACGAACCGCTCTCGGCGCTCGACAGCTTCCTCCACTGGCAGCTTGAACTGAAACTCTCGCGGATACTGCGCGAATACTCCGGCACCACGCTCTACGTCTCGCACAACCGCGACGAAGTCTACAGGCTCTGCGACCGCGTCTGCGTGATAAACCAGGGCCGCTCGGAACCCGTCAAAACCGTCGCCGAATTCTTCGACGCGCCGCCGACGCTCGCGGCGGCGATCCTTTCCGGCTGCAAAAACTTCTCGCGCATCGACATCATCGACAGCCTCCGCCTGCGCGCGCGCGACTGGAACATGACCTTCGCCTGCGCCCGCCCGATACCGGACGGCGCACGCTACGTCGGGGTACGTGCCCACTACCTGATCCCCGTCCCCGAAAACGAACGCGATGAAAACACGATCAAGGCGGAGATCCTCGAAGTCCGCGACGACGTCTTCACGGCGATCATCACCGTGCGCCCGAACGAGACCGAATCGGAGAGCAACTTCGCCGTGATACGCATAGAACTCTCAAAAGAGCTCGCGGAAAAATACCATACCGGCGAAACCATCTACCTGAAAGTCTCCCCCGCCGACGTAATGCCCCTGCTGGCATAA
- a CDS encoding cobyric acid synthase, translated as MKNCTGIMIQGTSSDAGKSFITTALCRIFSDMGYAVCPFKSQNMSNNSCVTPDGLEMGRAQGVQAEAARVEPRTYMNPILLKPRKDTSSEIVLMGKVFDAPCDKNYYRTFTMGKGLETLREALALIDEKYEVMVCEGAGSPAEVNLNAAEIVNMRVANEADIPVLLVADVDRGGAIASVVGTLELLGRDRRRVKGIIFNKFRGDLSLFEDAVAFTEKKTGVKVVGVMPWLTDIVIEGEDIMSINWTRGGDGQAGEKLRVGVVKFPRVSNHTDIEAFRFEPDVEIVELAAPAQTASLDAVILPGTKSTVLDMKYLLDSGLADGIRRFYRHGGTVYGLCGGYQMMGEEIDDRFLRDNDKIPAIEGLGLLPAATAFGEEKTTVRRRGHAIHPCFKGETPVEGYEIHFGETRPLRDEPGFAPLFELDGKPDGLADGELRAAGSYLHNAFHNDLFRAEWLNRLRKKRGLPERGPVSTTAAKEAAYDALAAQARKNLDIDYIVKEIMRLTKAPKEGAK; from the coding sequence ATGAAAAACTGCACCGGCATCATGATACAGGGGACCTCGAGCGACGCGGGCAAAAGCTTCATCACCACCGCGCTCTGCCGCATATTCTCCGATATGGGATACGCCGTCTGCCCCTTCAAATCGCAGAACATGTCCAACAACTCCTGCGTCACCCCCGACGGCCTCGAAATGGGGCGCGCGCAGGGAGTGCAGGCCGAGGCGGCGCGCGTCGAACCGCGGACCTACATGAACCCGATACTGCTCAAGCCGCGCAAAGACACCTCCTCGGAGATCGTGCTGATGGGCAAAGTATTCGACGCCCCCTGCGATAAAAACTACTACCGCACCTTCACGATGGGCAAAGGGCTCGAAACCCTGCGCGAGGCGCTCGCCCTCATCGACGAAAAATACGAGGTGATGGTCTGCGAGGGAGCGGGAAGCCCGGCGGAGGTCAACTTGAACGCCGCGGAGATCGTCAACATGCGCGTCGCGAACGAGGCCGACATCCCCGTGCTGCTCGTCGCGGACGTCGACCGCGGCGGCGCGATCGCCTCCGTCGTCGGCACCCTTGAACTGCTCGGCCGCGACCGCCGCCGCGTCAAGGGGATCATCTTCAACAAATTCCGCGGCGACCTCTCGCTCTTCGAGGACGCGGTGGCGTTCACCGAAAAAAAGACCGGCGTCAAAGTCGTCGGCGTCATGCCCTGGCTCACCGACATCGTCATCGAGGGCGAAGACATCATGAGCATCAACTGGACGAGGGGCGGAGACGGTCAAGCCGGGGAAAAACTCCGCGTCGGCGTCGTCAAATTTCCGCGCGTCTCCAACCACACCGACATCGAGGCATTTCGCTTTGAACCCGACGTCGAGATCGTCGAACTCGCCGCCCCCGCCCAGACCGCCTCGCTCGACGCCGTCATCCTGCCCGGGACGAAGAGCACCGTGCTCGACATGAAATACCTGCTCGACTCGGGCCTCGCCGACGGGATACGCCGCTTCTACCGGCATGGCGGCACAGTCTACGGCCTCTGCGGCGGCTACCAGATGATGGGCGAAGAGATAGACGACCGCTTCCTCCGCGACAACGACAAAATACCCGCGATCGAGGGGCTCGGACTGCTGCCCGCGGCCACCGCCTTCGGCGAGGAAAAGACGACCGTCCGCCGCCGCGGGCACGCGATACACCCCTGCTTCAAAGGGGAGACGCCCGTCGAAGGCTACGAGATACACTTCGGCGAGACGCGCCCGCTGCGCGACGAGCCCGGCTTCGCGCCGCTCTTCGAGCTCGACGGCAAGCCGGACGGCCTCGCCGACGGAGAACTGCGCGCCGCCGGCAGCTACCTCCACAACGCCTTCCACAACGACCTCTTCCGCGCCGAATGGCTCAACCGCCTGCGCAAAAAACGCGGCCTGCCAGAGCGCGGACCGGTCTCCACGACGGCGGCCAAAGAGGCGGCCTACGACGCCCTCGCGGCGCAGGCGCGAAAAAACCTCGACATCGACTACATCGTCAAAGAGATCATGCGCCTGACGAAGGCTCCGAAAGAGGGCGCGAAATGA
- the modB gene encoding molybdate ABC transporter permease subunit, with protein MDWFPLYNSLRIAGISTFLTFFTGICAAYYISKTSKLTKGVLDCLLTLPMVLPPTVVGFFLLKTIGPLGPIGSVVLELFGFRLTMTWYSAIFATAIVTFPLMYRTVRGAFDGFDHNLTYSAQTLGLSNTYIFWHIMVPNCKDGILAATVLAFARALGEYGATTMVTGYIPGRTATISTTVYQLWREGNDAAAYKWVMVNLAISFIVLVAVNMLENSYRQPKGRAVNHTLSEEFERK; from the coding sequence TTGGATTGGTTTCCTTTATATAACTCGCTAAGAATCGCGGGCATCTCCACCTTTTTAACATTCTTCACCGGCATTTGCGCCGCCTATTACATCTCCAAGACCTCGAAACTCACCAAGGGCGTCCTCGACTGCCTGCTCACGCTCCCGATGGTCCTGCCGCCGACCGTCGTCGGCTTCTTTCTGCTGAAGACGATCGGGCCGCTCGGCCCCATCGGTTCGGTCGTCCTGGAACTATTCGGCTTCCGCCTTACGATGACCTGGTATTCGGCGATCTTCGCGACGGCGATCGTCACCTTTCCGCTGATGTACCGCACCGTCCGCGGGGCCTTTGACGGCTTCGACCACAACCTCACCTACAGCGCCCAGACGCTCGGCCTTTCAAACACATACATCTTCTGGCACATCATGGTGCCGAACTGCAAAGACGGCATCCTCGCGGCGACCGTGCTCGCCTTCGCGCGCGCCCTCGGCGAATACGGAGCGACGACGATGGTCACCGGCTACATTCCCGGACGCACGGCGACGATCTCGACGACCGTCTACCAGCTTTGGCGCGAGGGCAACGACGCGGCGGCCTACAAATGGGTGATGGTCAACCTGGCGATCTCCTTCATCGTGCTCGTAGCGGTAAACATGCTCGAAAACAGCTACAGACAGCCGAAGGGCCGGGCCGTGAACCACACGCTCAGCGAAGAATTCGAGCGGAAGTAG
- the hemB gene encoding porphobilinogen synthase: MIVRPRRLRRNKIIRDMAAETRLSPSMLVYPVFIREGKDIIEEIPAMPGQRRCSPDTFPRILEEVRRAGVNSVLLFGIPEHKDERGSEAYNENGVIQQALRTGKKHFPEMCFIGDVCLCEYTSHGHCGLLKGETVDNDPTLELLAQTALSQAQAGADIVAPSDMMDGHVAAIRAKLDGAGMDDTLIFSYAVKYASAFYGPFREAAGSAPSFGDRKSYQMDPRNVREGIREALLDIEEGADMIMVKPGLPYLDVLRAVKEVSEVPVGAYCVSGEYSMIKAAAERGWLDEKRVIAESAVCLARGGADIIVSYFAPELAKMMKEGEL, translated from the coding sequence ATGATCGTACGTCCGAGAAGACTGAGAAGAAACAAAATCATCCGCGACATGGCGGCGGAGACGCGGCTCTCCCCCTCCATGCTCGTCTATCCGGTATTCATCCGCGAGGGAAAGGACATCATCGAAGAGATCCCCGCGATGCCGGGACAGAGGCGCTGCAGCCCCGACACCTTTCCGCGCATCCTCGAAGAGGTGCGGCGCGCGGGCGTGAACTCCGTGCTCCTCTTCGGCATCCCCGAGCATAAGGACGAACGCGGCAGCGAGGCCTACAACGAAAACGGCGTCATCCAGCAGGCGCTGCGCACCGGCAAAAAACACTTCCCCGAGATGTGCTTCATCGGCGACGTCTGCCTCTGCGAATACACCTCGCACGGCCACTGCGGCCTGCTCAAGGGCGAAACGGTGGACAACGACCCGACGCTCGAGCTGCTCGCGCAGACGGCGCTCTCCCAGGCGCAGGCGGGGGCCGACATCGTCGCCCCCTCCGACATGATGGACGGGCACGTCGCGGCGATCCGCGCGAAACTCGACGGCGCGGGCATGGACGACACCCTGATCTTCTCCTACGCCGTGAAATACGCCTCCGCCTTCTATGGCCCCTTCCGCGAGGCGGCGGGCTCCGCCCCCTCCTTCGGCGACCGCAAAAGCTACCAGATGGACCCGCGCAATGTGCGCGAGGGCATACGCGAGGCGCTGCTCGACATCGAAGAGGGAGCCGACATGATAATGGTAAAGCCGGGACTCCCATACCTCGACGTGCTGCGCGCGGTGAAAGAGGTGTCCGAGGTGCCCGTCGGCGCTTACTGCGTCAGCGGCGAATACTCGATGATCAAGGCCGCCGCCGAGCGCGGCTGGCTCGACGAAAAACGCGTCATCGCGGAGTCGGCCGTCTGCCTCGCGCGCGGGGGCGCGGACATCATCGTCAGCTACTTCGCCCCCGAGCTCGCGAAGATGATGAAAGAGGGGGAACTCTAA
- the modA gene encoding molybdate ABC transporter substrate-binding protein, translating into MKKLSFLALICAVVLAAAPAFAATELSVFAAASMTESMNQIAQMYQKVDPNVKIVYNFDSSGTLKTQIEQGAECDIFISAGQKQMNAINDKFVMPGTRFNIVANKVVLIVPKGKNATNIRSFGDVVTDKVKLIALGNSDVPVGQYSEEIFKNMGIWDRLKSENKITFASNVKEVLAQTAAAAVNCGIVYSTDAATSNAVEVVASAPKDTHKPIVYPAAIMKNTKQKAAAEAFVKFLKGDACSDVFKKIGFAIPEK; encoded by the coding sequence ATGAAGAAATTATCGTTTTTAGCGCTGATTTGCGCCGTAGTCCTCGCGGCGGCGCCAGCCTTCGCGGCGACGGAACTCTCCGTCTTCGCGGCGGCCTCGATGACGGAATCGATGAATCAGATCGCGCAGATGTACCAGAAGGTCGATCCCAACGTCAAGATCGTCTACAACTTCGACTCGAGCGGCACGCTCAAGACACAGATCGAGCAGGGCGCCGAGTGCGACATCTTCATCTCCGCCGGACAGAAGCAGATGAACGCGATCAACGATAAGTTCGTAATGCCCGGCACGCGCTTCAACATCGTCGCCAACAAGGTCGTCCTCATCGTCCCGAAAGGCAAGAACGCGACGAACATCCGCAGCTTCGGCGACGTCGTCACCGATAAAGTGAAGCTCATCGCCCTCGGCAACTCGGACGTCCCCGTCGGACAGTATTCCGAAGAGATCTTCAAGAATATGGGTATCTGGGACAGGCTGAAGTCAGAAAACAAGATCACCTTCGCCAGCAACGTCAAGGAAGTCCTTGCGCAGACGGCGGCGGCGGCGGTCAACTGCGGCATCGTCTACAGCACAGACGCGGCGACATCTAACGCCGTCGAAGTGGTGGCCTCCGCTCCGAAAGACACGCACAAGCCGATAGTTTACCCCGCGGCGATAATGAAAAACACCAAGCAGAAAGCGGCCGCCGAGGCATTCGTGAAATTCCTCAAGGGCGACGCCTGCTCCGACGTCTTTAAAAAGATAGGATTTGCAATCCCGGAGAAGTAA
- a CDS encoding glutamine synthetase family protein, whose protein sequence is MQLERYNGHVEEADFLNLLMVDIAGNIRSVSLPHGYVSEKVLKEGIGFDASNYGYAKVNNSDMVAIPDMSTAFFELRGDYKMLHVLCDVVSTERETFDQYPRNVIRNAQKFLRDKNIADTAKVLVELEYYVFEEAEYASGIEGAFYRVKSSEGLGDGYSDKPRVSLHGAYHRMPPDDSYMDFRNETVALMEVLGIPVKYHHHEVAVSQLEIELDFMDMARAADMVSLAKWIIRQVASEWDLAVTFMPKPLYKMPGNGMHVHQFLEKDGRSIFPGDVLFNLSQEGLSYIAGMLSHSLSGSLLAFACPSTNSYRRLVHGYEAPVSATFAKGSRAAAVRIPGYVPKDETRVEYRTGDASCNLYFFLAAMVLAGADGIIRKLDPVALGYQSQDAKEELTFPLNLNAVLDGAERDREYLAPAFPDKLLELWTKAKRAEAEYIYNAPTPQEYELYF, encoded by the coding sequence ATGCAACTGGAACGGTACAACGGTCACGTGGAAGAGGCGGATTTTCTAAATCTCCTGATGGTCGATATTGCGGGAAATATCCGCAGCGTGTCGCTGCCGCACGGCTATGTTTCAGAAAAGGTGCTCAAGGAAGGGATCGGCTTCGACGCCTCGAATTACGGCTACGCGAAGGTGAACAATTCGGATATGGTGGCGATCCCGGACATGTCGACCGCCTTTTTCGAGCTCCGCGGCGATTATAAGATGCTGCATGTGCTCTGCGACGTCGTCTCCACGGAACGCGAGACGTTTGACCAGTATCCGAGGAACGTTATCAGGAACGCGCAGAAGTTCCTGCGCGACAAAAATATCGCCGACACGGCGAAGGTGCTGGTCGAGCTTGAGTATTATGTCTTCGAGGAGGCGGAGTACGCGAGCGGCATCGAGGGGGCTTTCTACCGCGTGAAGTCTTCCGAGGGGCTCGGCGACGGTTACAGCGACAAGCCGCGTGTCAGCCTGCACGGCGCTTACCACCGTATGCCGCCCGACGACAGTTATATGGATTTCCGCAATGAAACGGTAGCGCTCATGGAGGTGCTCGGCATTCCCGTGAAGTACCACCATCATGAGGTGGCGGTCTCCCAGTTGGAGATAGAGCTCGACTTCATGGATATGGCGCGCGCCGCGGATATGGTGTCGCTCGCCAAGTGGATCATCCGCCAGGTCGCTTCGGAGTGGGACCTCGCGGTGACTTTCATGCCGAAGCCGTTGTACAAGATGCCGGGCAACGGTATGCATGTCCACCAGTTTCTTGAAAAGGACGGCCGGTCGATTTTTCCCGGCGACGTGCTTTTCAATCTTTCGCAGGAGGGGCTCTCTTACATAGCGGGGATGCTTTCGCACAGCCTTTCCGGCAGTCTGCTCGCCTTCGCCTGCCCGAGCACGAACAGCTACCGCCGCCTGGTCCACGGCTATGAGGCCCCCGTCTCCGCGACCTTCGCCAAGGGGTCGCGCGCGGCCGCGGTGCGTATCCCCGGTTATGTGCCCAAGGATGAGACGCGCGTCGAATACCGCACGGGCGACGCCTCCTGCAATCTTTATTTCTTCCTCGCGGCAATGGTGCTCGCGGGCGCGGACGGCATCATCCGGAAGCTGGACCCCGTGGCCTTAGGCTATCAGAGCCAGGACGCGAAGGAGGAGCTCACCTTCCCGCTGAATCTCAACGCCGTGCTCGACGGAGCGGAGAGGGACAGGGAGTACCTCGCCCCGGCCTTCCCGGACAAGCTCTTAGAGCTCTGGACGAAGGCCAAGCGCGCGGAGGCGGAGTATATTTATAACGCGCCGACTCCGCAGGAGTACGAGCTTTACTTCTAA
- a CDS encoding cobyrinate a,c-diamide synthase, translating into MSRSERPRLLIAATQSGSGKTTITSGIIAALAARGLRVHPYKVGPDYIDPGYLGLAAGGRADNLDTWLTGEAAMKKIFLSASEEADISIIEGVMGLYDGGRGGVSSTARIAKALGAPVLLVIDVRSMGESAAAIAKGFRDYDPEVDIRGVIINRYGSENHRAMCAEAIERAGLPVLGAVPRNKEAEVKERHLGLLPVEENSNREHIENIRKMIEPAVDLEALLKIAASAPPIAPEAAAAPRSEKKVKIAVARDEAFSFYYPESVAVLEAAGAEIIGFSPLNDEKIPDCHGLIFGGGFPEIFAARLAANASMKESIARAAAADMPIYAECGGFMYLTREIKDFDGAAHRMCGVIPMSCKMNDSLRTVGYVTAKALSDNVVAKKGEELRGHEFHFSSAEPDGEIPRAFLFTKNRTGEKYPGGWADKNILGSYLHLHFAGFPKAAELFVEKCKEFRDNA; encoded by the coding sequence ATGAGCCGCTCCGAACGTCCCCGCCTGCTGATAGCCGCGACACAGAGCGGCAGCGGCAAAACGACGATAACGAGCGGCATCATAGCGGCGCTCGCCGCGCGCGGCCTGCGCGTACACCCCTACAAAGTCGGCCCCGACTACATCGACCCCGGCTACCTGGGGCTCGCGGCGGGCGGGCGCGCCGACAACCTCGACACCTGGCTCACCGGCGAAGCGGCGATGAAAAAGATATTCCTCTCCGCCTCCGAAGAGGCCGACATCTCGATCATCGAGGGCGTCATGGGGCTCTACGACGGTGGGCGCGGCGGCGTCAGCAGCACCGCGCGGATCGCGAAAGCCCTCGGCGCGCCCGTGCTGCTCGTCATCGACGTCCGTTCGATGGGCGAAAGCGCGGCGGCGATCGCCAAAGGCTTCCGCGACTACGACCCCGAAGTGGACATTCGCGGCGTCATCATCAACCGTTACGGCTCCGAAAACCACCGCGCGATGTGCGCGGAAGCGATAGAACGCGCCGGCCTGCCCGTGCTGGGCGCGGTGCCGCGCAACAAAGAGGCGGAGGTCAAAGAACGTCACCTCGGACTGCTGCCGGTGGAAGAAAACAGCAACCGCGAGCACATCGAAAACATCAGAAAAATGATCGAGCCCGCCGTCGACCTCGAGGCGCTCCTGAAAATCGCGGCAAGCGCCCCGCCGATCGCGCCGGAGGCCGCCGCCGCGCCGCGCTCTGAAAAAAAAGTAAAGATCGCCGTCGCGCGCGACGAAGCCTTCTCCTTCTACTACCCCGAAAGCGTCGCCGTCCTTGAGGCGGCGGGGGCGGAAATAATCGGCTTCAGCCCGCTCAACGACGAAAAAATCCCCGACTGCCACGGCCTCATCTTCGGCGGCGGCTTCCCCGAGATCTTCGCCGCGCGCCTCGCGGCAAACGCCTCGATGAAAGAGTCGATCGCGCGCGCCGCGGCGGCGGACATGCCCATATACGCCGAATGCGGCGGCTTCATGTACCTCACGCGCGAAATAAAAGACTTCGACGGCGCGGCGCACAGGATGTGCGGCGTCATCCCCATGAGCTGCAAAATGAACGACAGCCTGCGCACCGTCGGCTACGTCACGGCAAAGGCGCTCTCCGACAACGTCGTCGCGAAAAAAGGCGAAGAGCTGCGCGGCCACGAATTCCACTTCTCCAGCGCCGAACCAGACGGAGAGATCCCCCGCGCCTTCCTCTTCACCAAAAACCGCACCGGAGAAAAATACCCCGGCGGCTGGGCCGACAAAAACATCCTCGGCTCCTACCTCCACCTCCACTTCGCCGGCTTCCCGAAAGCCGCCGAACTCTTCGTGGAAAAATGCAAAGAATTCCGCGATAACGCCTGA
- a CDS encoding cob(I)yrinic acid a,c-diamide adenosyltransferase produces the protein MFDGEERGKVQIYTGCGKGKSTAAFGLAMRAAGCGGRVFIIQFQKGLRCGEHESAEKLGIELAQCPKGRGSGPCASPCPLLAAARGILERGDADLLILDEIMAAMRYGCVTREEALSLLDARGEKTELVLTGRGAPAELIERADLVTEMKKIKHYYDDGLPARRGIEY, from the coding sequence ATGTTTGACGGCGAAGAGCGGGGCAAAGTACAGATATACACCGGCTGCGGCAAAGGCAAAAGCACCGCGGCCTTCGGCCTCGCGATGCGCGCCGCGGGCTGCGGCGGCCGGGTCTTCATCATCCAGTTTCAGAAGGGGCTGCGCTGCGGCGAGCACGAGAGCGCCGAAAAGCTCGGCATCGAACTCGCGCAGTGCCCGAAGGGGCGCGGCTCCGGCCCCTGCGCCTCGCCCTGCCCGCTGCTTGCGGCGGCGCGCGGGATATTAGAGAGGGGGGACGCCGACCTTCTGATCCTCGACGAAATAATGGCGGCGATGCGGTACGGCTGCGTCACCCGGGAAGAGGCGCTCTCCCTCCTCGACGCGCGGGGCGAAAAGACGGAACTCGTGCTGACGGGACGCGGCGCTCCCGCGGAACTTATCGAACGGGCCGACCTCGTCACCGAGATGAAAAAGATAAAGCACTACTACGACGACGGACTGCCCGCGCGGCGCGGGATAGAGTATTAG